In one Actinomyces trachealis genomic region, the following are encoded:
- a CDS encoding cell division protein CrgA, which translates to MADPKKSGNPAKAAKAQEESRAAANRVTRTPVKVKDHHSPAWYVPTMVTLMVIGLIWVVITYVFHGKYPIPYFLKSHQGDWLRNGNLMVGFMIMLAGFLGILRWK; encoded by the coding sequence GTGGCTGACCCCAAGAAGTCCGGCAACCCTGCCAAGGCGGCCAAAGCCCAGGAGGAGTCGCGTGCTGCAGCAAATCGAGTGACGCGCACACCGGTGAAGGTCAAGGACCACCACAGCCCCGCCTGGTACGTGCCCACTATGGTGACACTGATGGTTATTGGCCTGATCTGGGTGGTGATCACCTATGTGTTCCACGGCAAGTACCCGATTCCGTACTTCCTCAAGAGCCACCAGGGTGACTGGCTGCGCAACGGCAACCTCATGGTCGGGTTCATGATCATGCTGGCTGGTTTCCTAGGCATCCTGCGCTGGAAGTAA
- a CDS encoding peptidylprolyl isomerase yields the protein MEATLHTNHGDIRVTLFPQQAPQTVANFTGLATGTKTWTDPRTGEEKNEPLYNGVVFHRVIPGFMIQGGDPLGTGTGGPGYNFDDEIDHSLNFNDPYVLAMANAGLRMGRGTNGSQFFITVAATPWLQGKHTIFGVVADDASKQVVDTIAGVATDGRDRPVQDVVINSVTVSE from the coding sequence ATGGAAGCGACACTGCACACCAACCACGGTGACATCCGCGTCACCCTCTTCCCCCAGCAGGCACCACAGACGGTTGCCAACTTCACCGGACTGGCCACCGGTACCAAGACCTGGACTGACCCCCGCACCGGGGAGGAGAAGAACGAGCCGCTTTACAACGGCGTCGTCTTCCACCGCGTCATCCCCGGCTTCATGATCCAAGGCGGTGACCCCCTAGGCACCGGTACTGGCGGCCCCGGTTATAACTTCGACGACGAAATCGATCATTCACTGAACTTCAACGACCCCTACGTCCTGGCCATGGCTAATGCTGGCCTGCGCATGGGCCGGGGTACTAACGGTTCACAGTTCTTCATTACCGTGGCTGCTACCCCCTGGCTACAGGGCAAGCACACGATCTTCGGCGTGGTGGCCGACGACGCCTCCAAACAGGTCGTTGACACCATTGCCGGTGTAGCCACCGACGGTCGCGACCGCCCCGTGCAGGACGTGGTCATCAACTCCGTCACCGTGAGCGAGTGA
- a CDS encoding class E sortase translates to MTLLGETLITAGAVVGLFLVWQIWWTGIEATQKAEVVTKTFTETQVESPKTSGTKHTDAPPPMPQVGYGETIGMLVVPKWYGITNNNMPVLEGTGPDVLDQAAAGHYVDTQQVGEVGNFAVAGHRRSNGNSFRRVDTLEAGDEIVVSTKDTWYVYQVESHEIVLPTDTEVIAPVPGHPELPATERYLTMTTCHSVNVGEWGNDHRWIVHAKFAYWMPRSEGRPDSVLKDPEVN, encoded by the coding sequence CTGACCCTTTTAGGTGAGACACTTATCACCGCAGGTGCGGTCGTCGGCTTGTTCCTGGTGTGGCAGATCTGGTGGACCGGTATCGAGGCCACCCAGAAGGCAGAAGTCGTCACCAAGACCTTCACTGAGACCCAGGTGGAGTCCCCCAAGACCAGCGGTACCAAGCACACTGATGCCCCGCCCCCCATGCCGCAGGTCGGCTACGGGGAGACCATCGGCATGCTGGTAGTCCCCAAGTGGTACGGGATCACCAACAACAATATGCCGGTCCTGGAAGGCACCGGCCCTGACGTACTGGACCAGGCCGCTGCCGGACACTACGTGGACACCCAACAGGTTGGGGAGGTGGGCAACTTTGCGGTGGCCGGACACCGCCGTTCCAACGGCAACTCTTTCCGCCGCGTGGACACGCTTGAGGCAGGAGACGAGATCGTCGTCTCTACTAAGGACACCTGGTACGTCTACCAGGTGGAGAGCCATGAGATCGTGCTGCCCACGGACACCGAGGTGATCGCTCCAGTCCCCGGCCACCCGGAGCTGCCAGCCACCGAGCGCTACCTGACTATGACCACCTGCCACTCGGTGAACGTCGGTGAATGGGGCAACGACCATCGCTGGATCGTGCACGCCAAATTCGCGTACTGGATGCCGCGCTCTGAGGGGCGCCCTGATTCGGTCCTGAAGGACCCGGAGGTCAACTGA
- a CDS encoding serine/threonine-protein kinase, with product MRPRTGLEIQGRYQLAERIALGGMGEVWRATDLRSGRAVAVKILRPELQGDEIFLSRLRAEAKNASGLRHPNLAVVLDAGERQGTGWIVMELVQGRPLSDILAERGTMPPEEILTILAQVARALQVVHDAGVVHRDVKPSNILITRESLAKLTDFGISTGANQLPMTAAGMVMGTAQYLAPEQAMGNLATAAGDLYSLGIIAYEALTGSRPFTGVSQVDIAYQHVNTPVPPLPETVPAQVRQVVMELLAKRPAERPFSARELARRLDRIVIRMPQEDWDPKEGVQWGGPGSVSAGELESSGKPGAVTTPGGPQPGEQADAEGRGPAQVAAFAGGGARPGAVRSTDRRVAGRAAAPAGVSTRGAAAGSGEPAAVSTRAAVARVRPIKKPPFPVVHGTEGSAPSVAVDVARRHGRSEQALVYTLLVATLFVLVAVLALLGMLISSSGVSAAPGQALVETVSVIPAKEAQ from the coding sequence ATGAGACCCCGCACCGGCCTAGAGATTCAGGGACGCTACCAGCTCGCTGAGCGCATCGCATTGGGCGGCATGGGTGAGGTATGGCGCGCCACGGACCTGCGCTCGGGCCGGGCAGTCGCCGTGAAGATCCTGCGCCCCGAGTTACAGGGAGATGAGATCTTCCTGTCCCGCCTGCGCGCTGAGGCTAAAAACGCCTCTGGCCTGCGCCACCCCAACCTGGCGGTGGTGCTGGATGCCGGGGAGCGGCAGGGCACCGGCTGGATTGTCATGGAGCTGGTGCAGGGCCGCCCCCTGTCAGACATCCTGGCGGAGCGAGGCACCATGCCTCCTGAAGAGATCCTCACGATCCTGGCGCAGGTGGCCCGCGCCCTCCAGGTGGTTCACGACGCCGGGGTGGTGCACCGGGATGTTAAGCCCTCCAATATCCTCATCACCCGTGAGAGCCTGGCTAAGCTCACGGATTTTGGTATCTCCACTGGCGCGAACCAACTGCCCATGACGGCGGCGGGCATGGTGATGGGCACCGCGCAGTACCTGGCACCTGAGCAGGCCATGGGCAACCTGGCCACTGCTGCCGGGGACCTGTACTCCCTGGGAATCATCGCTTACGAAGCACTGACCGGGAGTCGGCCCTTCACCGGCGTCTCCCAGGTGGACATCGCTTACCAGCACGTGAACACCCCGGTTCCACCCCTGCCGGAGACGGTACCCGCACAGGTGCGTCAGGTGGTCATGGAGCTGCTGGCTAAGCGTCCCGCAGAGCGGCCCTTCTCCGCACGGGAGCTGGCACGCCGCCTGGACCGGATCGTCATTCGTATGCCGCAGGAGGACTGGGACCCCAAGGAGGGGGTGCAGTGGGGCGGCCCGGGCTCAGTGTCTGCCGGTGAACTGGAGTCGAGCGGGAAACCTGGTGCTGTCACCACCCCGGGTGGCCCGCAACCCGGTGAGCAGGCTGATGCTGAGGGCCGCGGACCGGCACAGGTTGCTGCCTTTGCAGGCGGTGGCGCCAGGCCCGGTGCGGTGCGCAGCACCGATCGACGTGTGGCCGGGCGCGCGGCTGCCCCTGCTGGCGTTTCCACGCGAGGTGCTGCCGCTGGTTCAGGCGAGCCTGCCGCCGTCAGTACTCGGGCCGCGGTCGCCAGGGTGCGCCCCATCAAGAAGCCGCCTTTTCCAGTGGTGCACGGCACAGAGGGGTCTGCGCCCAGCGTGGCGGTGGATGTGGCACGCCGCCACGGGCGCAGTGAGCAGGCACTCGTGTATACGCTGTTGGTAGCCACACTGTTTGTACTCGTCGCGGTCCTCGCGCTGCTGGGCATGCTGATATCCAGCTCAGGGGTGTCCGCAGCCCCGGGCCAGGCGCTTGTGGAAACCGTGTCCGTCATTCCTGCCAAGGAGGCACAGTGA
- the pknB gene encoding Stk1 family PASTA domain-containing Ser/Thr kinase gives MTEHFPRILAGRYEIRDLIGRGGMAEVRLGYDTRLSRTIAVKLLRADIADDETFQVRFRREAQSAAGLNHPAIVAVYDSGEEPMTQPDGTVRSVPYIVMEYVEGHTVRELLGEGEAVPIDEAVEITVGVLNALEYSHRAGIVHRDIKPGNIMLTSTGDVKVMDFGIARAIEDSAATVTQTHSVVGTAQYLSPEQARGELVDARSDLYSTGCLLYELLTGQPPFQGDSAVAIAYQHVRELPKPPSSLAADVPESLDRVVLKALAKVRDDRYQDSAHMRSDLLAASQGLAVIAPAVDSWSQATAFIPVQRQPVSTSPAPAPPSAPASEESEEEPKRSNTWVWWLVGAIALLVAMLGGLYASGAIGGREPSDRPTQAATAAPVPDIAGQSEAEAKAAVEAAGLVFKRGEDVASDTVAAGLAVSTEPGIGTNMVLGETVTVHFSSGSAMASVPDVKGKSQSEARTAIKDAGLTVGDVTTEDAAGVKAGEVVRTTPVAGTSVKRGSTVSLVVASGKTTVPQIVGQKWEDAQAALEAAGLTFNQNAPKKTTDANQVGTVASVDPGEGIQVEAGKPVTVTLYEADEVEVPNVKGQTRAEAEKALRDAGLTVTVTEVDAPAPADTGKVTAQDPESGKVMRGSAVAISVGKPTLPAPTAVPTVKPTTAAKAG, from the coding sequence GTGACAGAGCATTTCCCCCGCATCCTCGCGGGACGCTATGAGATCCGCGACCTCATTGGTCGCGGTGGCATGGCTGAGGTGCGCCTCGGCTATGACACGCGCCTGTCCCGCACGATCGCTGTCAAGCTGCTGCGCGCGGACATAGCCGACGACGAGACCTTCCAGGTCCGCTTCCGTCGTGAAGCCCAGTCCGCAGCTGGCCTGAATCACCCGGCGATTGTGGCTGTGTACGACTCCGGTGAGGAGCCGATGACGCAGCCTGATGGGACTGTGCGTTCCGTGCCCTACATCGTCATGGAGTATGTGGAGGGGCACACGGTCCGCGAGCTGCTCGGTGAGGGTGAGGCTGTGCCGATTGACGAGGCCGTGGAGATCACCGTGGGTGTGCTGAACGCCCTGGAGTACTCGCACCGGGCGGGGATCGTGCACCGGGATATCAAGCCCGGAAACATCATGCTGACCTCTACCGGTGACGTAAAAGTCATGGACTTCGGTATCGCCCGGGCTATTGAGGATTCTGCGGCCACGGTCACCCAGACGCACTCGGTGGTGGGCACGGCCCAGTACCTGTCCCCGGAGCAGGCTCGTGGGGAGCTGGTGGATGCCCGCTCCGACTTGTACTCCACCGGCTGCCTGCTGTACGAGCTGCTGACCGGGCAGCCCCCCTTTCAGGGCGACTCGGCGGTTGCTATCGCCTACCAGCACGTGCGCGAGCTGCCTAAGCCCCCTTCCAGCCTGGCTGCGGACGTGCCCGAGTCCCTGGACCGGGTGGTGCTCAAGGCCCTGGCCAAGGTCCGTGACGACCGCTACCAGGACTCCGCGCACATGCGCTCGGACCTGCTGGCGGCCTCGCAAGGGCTTGCCGTCATAGCCCCGGCCGTGGACTCCTGGAGCCAGGCCACTGCCTTTATCCCGGTGCAGCGTCAGCCGGTCAGCACCTCTCCGGCACCGGCTCCGCCGTCGGCGCCCGCCTCCGAGGAGAGCGAGGAGGAGCCTAAGCGCTCCAACACTTGGGTGTGGTGGCTGGTAGGTGCGATAGCCCTGCTGGTCGCGATGCTGGGTGGCCTGTACGCCTCCGGGGCCATCGGTGGCCGGGAGCCCTCCGACAGGCCCACCCAGGCGGCCACAGCTGCCCCGGTGCCGGATATCGCGGGCCAGAGTGAGGCCGAGGCCAAGGCCGCGGTGGAGGCCGCGGGCCTGGTGTTCAAGCGGGGTGAGGACGTGGCCTCCGACACGGTGGCCGCGGGCCTGGCTGTGTCCACCGAGCCGGGAATCGGCACGAACATGGTGCTGGGTGAGACTGTTACTGTGCACTTCTCCTCCGGCTCGGCCATGGCCTCGGTGCCCGACGTCAAAGGCAAGAGCCAGTCTGAGGCGCGTACCGCCATTAAGGACGCGGGCCTGACCGTGGGTGACGTGACGACTGAGGACGCCGCTGGTGTGAAAGCTGGTGAGGTGGTCCGTACCACGCCGGTGGCTGGGACCTCGGTGAAGCGCGGCTCTACGGTGTCCCTGGTGGTGGCTTCAGGCAAGACCACGGTGCCGCAGATCGTGGGCCAGAAGTGGGAGGATGCCCAGGCCGCCTTGGAGGCTGCGGGCCTGACCTTCAACCAGAACGCGCCCAAGAAGACGACTGACGCTAACCAGGTGGGCACGGTCGCCTCCGTTGACCCGGGCGAAGGCATTCAGGTGGAGGCTGGCAAGCCTGTCACCGTGACACTCTACGAAGCTGATGAGGTTGAAGTTCCCAACGTCAAGGGTCAGACCCGTGCCGAAGCCGAGAAAGCGCTGCGGGATGCTGGCCTAACGGTGACGGTCACTGAGGTGGATGCGCCTGCCCCGGCGGATACTGGGAAGGTGACGGCGCAGGACCCAGAGAGTGGCAAGGTCATGCGTGGATCGGCGGTCGCGATCTCCGTGGGCAAGCCTACGTTGCCTGCTCCCACAGCGGTTCCGACCGTAAAGCCCACCACCGCAGCGAAGGCGGGCTGA
- a CDS encoding aldo/keto reductase: MSTTPTYPLLPAPLLPLVHAASPGVLMPQLGLGTYKIPDDDAADCVRAALALGYRHVDTAQMYRNEAGVGRGLRESGLPREELFVTSKLDNPNHRREAVLRSFDESLRTLGLEYLDLFLMHWPLATSPGLDLVETWQAMVELLESGRVRAIGVSNFEPEHLERVAAATGVVPAVNQVEVHPYFTQEPLRAVNRAQGIVTQAWSPLARGRVLEDPVLVRVAQQVGRSPAQVVLRWHLQRGDVVIPKSTHPERMAANAAVWDFALSGAQMALVDTLDRGERHGPHPDEMREPRQ, from the coding sequence ATGAGCACCACACCGACTTACCCCTTACTGCCCGCCCCGCTGCTGCCCCTGGTGCACGCCGCCAGCCCGGGGGTGCTCATGCCCCAGCTGGGCCTGGGCACCTACAAGATCCCAGATGACGACGCCGCCGACTGTGTGCGCGCCGCCTTGGCCCTGGGCTACCGGCATGTGGACACGGCCCAGATGTACCGCAATGAGGCCGGGGTGGGGCGGGGACTGCGTGAGTCCGGGCTGCCCCGTGAGGAGCTGTTCGTCACCTCCAAGCTGGATAATCCCAACCACCGGCGTGAGGCCGTGCTGCGCTCCTTTGACGAGTCACTGCGTACCCTGGGGCTGGAGTACCTGGACCTGTTCCTGATGCACTGGCCACTGGCCACCTCCCCGGGCCTGGACCTGGTGGAGACCTGGCAGGCCATGGTCGAGCTGCTGGAATCGGGCCGGGTGCGGGCCATCGGGGTGTCCAACTTTGAGCCTGAGCACTTGGAGCGAGTGGCGGCGGCCACCGGCGTGGTTCCGGCGGTAAACCAGGTGGAGGTGCACCCTTACTTCACGCAGGAGCCGCTGCGGGCGGTGAACCGAGCGCAGGGGATCGTCACGCAGGCCTGGTCGCCGTTAGCGCGTGGGCGGGTCCTGGAGGACCCGGTGCTGGTGCGTGTGGCCCAGCAGGTGGGCCGTAGCCCCGCCCAGGTGGTGCTGCGCTGGCACTTGCAGCGCGGCGACGTCGTGATTCCCAAGAGCACGCACCCTGAGCGCATGGCGGCCAACGCCGCAGTCTGGGACTTTGCCTTGAGCGGGGCGCAGATGGCGCTGGTGGACACCCTAGACCGGGGGGAGCGCCACGGCCCCCACCCCGACGAGATGCGCGAGCCCCGCCAGTGA
- a CDS encoding DLW-39 family protein, with protein sequence MRNRTLVSVAVFSCLAAAGYAAWLKLEEARAWRAAWAEVTDPVQEPAAEAKFSQA encoded by the coding sequence ATGAGGAACCGGACACTCGTGTCTGTTGCGGTTTTCTCATGTCTGGCAGCTGCTGGTTACGCCGCGTGGCTCAAGCTTGAGGAGGCCCGCGCCTGGCGGGCCGCCTGGGCGGAGGTCACTGACCCGGTTCAGGAGCCTGCGGCGGAGGCTAAGTTCTCCCAGGCGTGA
- a CDS encoding DUF3566 domain-containing protein, translating to MSQTPSIAPGAPVAAAAPAAGVGPAQAGGNGKSVKKKIVGPRKVRLVLTRVDPWSVMKVSFLLSFAAFIMIIVGTAVVWFMLDRMHVFARIQELVGTVFDEKNNAFQALVEYLKFSRAIAMAAIVGVVNIVLTTALATIGAFLYNITASLVGGVHLTLADD from the coding sequence ATGAGCCAGACGCCTTCCATCGCGCCCGGTGCACCGGTTGCGGCAGCGGCACCTGCCGCTGGTGTGGGCCCTGCCCAGGCGGGCGGCAACGGCAAGTCGGTCAAGAAGAAGATCGTTGGCCCCCGCAAGGTGCGCCTGGTACTCACTCGGGTGGACCCCTGGTCCGTGATGAAGGTGTCATTCCTGCTGTCCTTTGCGGCCTTCATCATGATCATCGTGGGCACGGCGGTCGTGTGGTTCATGCTGGACCGCATGCACGTATTCGCTCGCATCCAGGAGCTGGTGGGCACAGTCTTTGACGAGAAGAACAACGCCTTCCAGGCCCTGGTGGAGTACCTCAAGTTCTCCCGAGCGATCGCTATGGCTGCAATCGTGGGCGTCGTGAACATCGTCCTGACCACCGCCCTGGCCACGATTGGCGCCTTCCTGTACAACATCACCGCCTCACTGGTCGGTGGGGTTCATCTCACACTGGCGGACGACTAA
- a CDS encoding FtsW/RodA/SpoVE family cell cycle protein: MSLVTGPGAISPDSRRRTEAKLLVVAVLVGLSGLVLTVAGRDDAAWSQITVQCVALVTMPLIAHLAIRFLAPHANPLLLPAATALNGLGVAMLRRLDFAFAYYDPKDKPQMGYGPTLHMVMGMVLMVLVLFLLKDSRRLERAIPRFWKRGQDGMAAQPLPITPAQLVGILAVPLLLLPFVPGIGLSANGARVWVNIAGFGFQPSELAKILLAIFFAYYLKTRGANLAQAGRRKIGAVPLPFGWRVPKSRDLVPLLIVWALATAFLVAQNDWGMSVMFFGMFVVTLCVSTGTFMWAFLASVLIIPMGWIGYLTTSQIASRFTAWIHAMDPQYAGGPSYQLVQGLFALAWGGTFGTGWGQGDPDLIPEVQTDFILAAFGEELGLTGTIVIILLYATIVMVGLRTALGARDNFGKLLATGLSFSLALQVFVMVGALTRLLPLTGLTTPLLSNGGSSVLSTWIILAILLRLSDTVMQPGTEDNPANRHAVILPTTRGVDA; encoded by the coding sequence ATGTCCCTTGTGACTGGCCCTGGAGCCATTTCACCGGACAGTAGACGGCGCACCGAGGCCAAGCTCCTGGTTGTGGCCGTGCTGGTTGGCCTAAGTGGATTGGTGCTGACGGTTGCTGGCCGCGACGACGCCGCCTGGAGCCAGATCACCGTCCAGTGCGTGGCCCTGGTGACGATGCCTCTGATCGCGCACCTGGCTATCCGTTTCCTGGCCCCCCACGCCAACCCGCTGCTGCTACCCGCCGCTACAGCCCTCAACGGGCTGGGGGTAGCCATGCTGCGCCGCCTGGACTTTGCCTTCGCCTACTACGACCCGAAGGACAAACCGCAGATGGGCTACGGGCCGACGCTCCACATGGTCATGGGCATGGTGCTGATGGTGCTGGTCCTGTTCCTACTCAAGGACTCCCGCCGCCTAGAGCGCGCCATCCCCCGCTTCTGGAAGCGCGGCCAGGACGGTATGGCCGCCCAGCCACTACCCATCACCCCCGCCCAGCTGGTCGGCATCCTGGCGGTGCCACTGCTGCTGCTGCCTTTCGTCCCCGGCATCGGCCTGTCTGCCAACGGGGCGCGCGTGTGGGTGAACATCGCTGGCTTTGGTTTCCAGCCCTCTGAGCTGGCCAAGATCTTGCTGGCAATCTTCTTTGCCTACTACCTCAAGACCCGGGGCGCCAACCTCGCGCAGGCCGGGCGCCGCAAGATTGGGGCGGTGCCGCTGCCCTTTGGCTGGCGCGTCCCCAAATCCCGTGACCTAGTGCCCCTACTGATCGTGTGGGCTCTGGCCACCGCCTTCCTGGTAGCGCAGAACGACTGGGGCATGTCAGTGATGTTCTTCGGCATGTTCGTGGTGACCCTGTGTGTGTCCACCGGCACCTTCATGTGGGCCTTCCTGGCGAGCGTGCTGATCATCCCCATGGGTTGGATCGGCTACCTGACCACCAGCCAGATCGCCTCACGCTTTACCGCCTGGATCCACGCCATGGACCCGCAGTACGCGGGCGGCCCCTCATATCAGCTGGTGCAGGGCCTGTTTGCTTTGGCCTGGGGCGGCACTTTTGGCACGGGTTGGGGCCAGGGGGACCCGGACCTGATCCCGGAGGTGCAGACGGACTTTATCCTGGCGGCCTTTGGTGAGGAGCTGGGCCTGACCGGCACCATCGTCATCATCCTGCTGTACGCAACCATCGTGATGGTGGGGCTGCGCACCGCCCTGGGGGCCCGGGACAACTTTGGCAAACTCCTGGCCACCGGCCTGTCTTTCTCCTTGGCTCTGCAGGTCTTTGTGATGGTTGGGGCGCTGACCCGTCTGCTGCCATTGACCGGCCTAACCACGCCGTTGCTGTCCAACGGTGGCTCCTCGGTGCTCTCCACCTGGATCATTTTGGCGATCTTACTGCGGCTTTCTGACACGGTCATGCAGCCGGGCACGGAAGACAACCCGGCCAACCGCCACGCTGTTATCCTGCCAACAACCCGGGGGGTGGACGCATGA
- a CDS encoding rhomboid family intramembrane serine protease — translation MSQPVTNAVPVCPRHPDRVAYVRCQRCDRPVCPSCQVPSAVGVRCIDCARSATAARRPSRTMLGGTPTRSATVTIGFIAACVLVFLAQQVPGLEITVRLAFNPILAAAEPWRFLTTALLHGSPMHLAFNMFALWVVGSQLESVLGRWRYLCLLLVSALGGSTLIYLLSWPGSESWSTWTVGASGAVFGLFATQFVVQRRFGRDTSAVLGLLVMNLVISFLGANISWQGHVGGMIAGAALAAVYAWAPRGKRTVVSVAGTVAITMLLVALVVVRAVLA, via the coding sequence GTGAGCCAGCCAGTCACCAACGCCGTCCCCGTCTGCCCCCGGCACCCAGACCGGGTGGCTTATGTGCGCTGCCAACGCTGCGACCGGCCCGTGTGCCCCAGCTGCCAGGTACCCAGCGCCGTCGGCGTGCGCTGCATTGATTGCGCCCGGAGTGCGACGGCGGCGCGCCGTCCCTCCCGCACAATGCTCGGCGGCACACCCACCAGAAGTGCCACCGTGACCATTGGTTTCATCGCTGCCTGCGTGCTGGTGTTCCTGGCACAACAGGTCCCAGGGCTGGAAATCACCGTTCGGCTGGCCTTCAACCCGATCCTGGCAGCCGCCGAGCCCTGGCGCTTCCTGACCACTGCCCTGCTGCACGGCTCCCCCATGCACCTGGCCTTCAACATGTTCGCCCTGTGGGTGGTGGGTAGCCAGCTTGAGAGTGTGCTCGGGCGCTGGCGCTACCTGTGCCTGCTGCTGGTCAGTGCTCTGGGCGGCTCAACCCTCATCTACCTCCTGTCCTGGCCAGGCTCAGAGAGCTGGTCTACCTGGACGGTGGGTGCCTCCGGAGCAGTCTTCGGGCTCTTTGCTACCCAGTTTGTGGTGCAGCGACGCTTCGGACGGGACACCTCAGCGGTTCTAGGCCTGCTGGTGATGAACCTGGTGATCTCTTTCCTAGGCGCCAACATCTCCTGGCAGGGGCACGTTGGCGGCATGATCGCGGGCGCCGCGCTGGCCGCCGTCTACGCCTGGGCGCCGCGTGGCAAGCGCACGGTCGTCTCTGTTGCCGGGACCGTGGCGATCACCATGCTGCTAGTGGCTCTCGTGGTTGTGCGGGCCGTGCTGGCCTGA
- a CDS encoding peptidoglycan D,D-transpeptidase FtsI family protein produces the protein MSVSALNKSVRRVQTVVLVLFVTLCVGLTSVQFFARPSLWEKGSPTAVGSSDDLRQDPRNSRILIERYSQPRGSIVARDSDGTTTTLATSTKGDNGYYTRSYANGPLYAHVTGYISMTQQASTGLEQSEDAVLTGRDRSLLWSRLRDTIRNQNQRGGSVETTINPKIQQAAQEALGDRAGSVIAMDPRTGAILALVSTPSFDPNPLASLDSGTALEASKNLSAQSDAPLVNRALNGQYAPGSTFKLLTAAAGIRTGKVEPDSQVSAPDRLTLPGTNHQMENYAGESCGNGVVSLTYAFAQSCNTPFAQLAMDVGEKSLREEAEAWGFNSQVSVPLYVTDSVYTSNGDDLARTALAGIGQGGVTATPLMMAMAASTVANQGQQMQPYIISRVLDHSLNTVQQTRPQVLRTPISKDTAKSLSMMMQQVVGSGTGTTAQVAGVTVAGKTGTAESDSQQPEDGPTTWFIGFAGTDIAKPTIALAVVLDSGQQTFGGTGGSLAGPIAAQVIDAAVDQ, from the coding sequence ATGAGCGTCTCCGCACTAAACAAGTCAGTTCGCCGCGTGCAGACGGTGGTCCTAGTGCTGTTCGTGACCCTGTGCGTGGGCCTGACCTCCGTGCAGTTCTTCGCCCGGCCCTCCTTGTGGGAGAAAGGCTCACCCACCGCCGTGGGTAGCAGCGACGACCTACGCCAGGACCCCCGCAACTCCCGGATCCTCATAGAACGCTACAGCCAGCCACGCGGCTCGATCGTGGCCCGTGACTCCGACGGCACCACTACCACCTTGGCAACCTCCACCAAGGGTGACAACGGCTATTACACGCGCTCCTACGCTAACGGCCCCCTGTACGCGCACGTCACCGGCTACATCTCCATGACGCAGCAGGCCTCCACTGGCTTGGAGCAGAGTGAGGACGCAGTGCTCACCGGCCGTGACCGCTCCCTGTTGTGGTCGCGCCTGCGCGACACGATCCGCAACCAGAACCAGCGGGGCGGCTCAGTGGAGACCACCATCAACCCCAAGATCCAGCAGGCCGCACAAGAGGCCCTGGGAGACCGGGCAGGCAGCGTCATCGCCATGGACCCGCGCACAGGAGCGATCCTGGCACTGGTCTCCACACCCTCCTTTGACCCCAACCCGTTAGCCAGCCTGGACTCTGGCACCGCCCTGGAGGCCTCCAAGAACCTGTCCGCCCAGTCTGATGCGCCCCTGGTCAACCGGGCCCTAAACGGCCAATATGCGCCAGGTTCCACCTTTAAATTGCTCACGGCCGCCGCTGGTATCCGTACAGGCAAAGTTGAGCCGGACTCGCAGGTCTCTGCGCCGGACCGGCTTACGCTGCCGGGCACCAACCACCAGATGGAGAACTACGCCGGGGAGTCCTGCGGCAACGGCGTCGTCTCTCTGACCTACGCTTTCGCACAGTCCTGCAACACGCCCTTTGCTCAGCTGGCCATGGACGTGGGCGAGAAGTCCCTGCGTGAGGAGGCGGAAGCTTGGGGCTTCAACTCTCAGGTCTCGGTGCCCCTGTATGTCACCGACTCGGTGTACACCTCCAACGGGGATGACCTGGCGCGCACCGCGCTGGCGGGGATCGGACAGGGCGGGGTAACCGCCACGCCGCTGATGATGGCGATGGCTGCTTCCACCGTGGCCAACCAGGGTCAACAGATGCAGCCGTACATTATCTCCCGCGTACTGGACCATAGCCTAAACACGGTCCAGCAGACTCGGCCGCAGGTGTTACGCACCCCGATCAGCAAGGACACCGCTAAGTCGCTGTCCATGATGATGCAGCAGGTGGTGGGCTCAGGCACCGGCACTACGGCGCAGGTCGCTGGGGTCACGGTGGCTGGCAAGACCGGCACGGCGGAGAGTGACTCGCAGCAGCCCGAAGATGGCCCCACCACCTGGTTCATTGGTTTCGCTGGCACGGACATCGCTAAGCCCACCATCGCCCTGGCAGTGGTGTTGGACTCGGGACAGCAGACCTTTGGCGGTACGGGCGGGAGCCTAGCGGGCCCTATTGCCGCCCAGGTGATTGACGCGGCGGTGGATCAATGA